A single Plasmodium yoelii strain 17X genome assembly, chromosome: 10 DNA region contains:
- a CDS encoding metacaspase-3, putative, with the protein MAYYDYKNSIDEKKKIFPLRNFIDLYEIKNNIKLDKHEVSENCTCNIETMKKKNKIISNTKKNRKNENYPDIAKSVYPKINVYNDIYKTAINGYSTDYNNDEYMKKNCKDNKVNFSKSITNLNKNKTTPINLFSNMREKNNNEINKINTYYHEDSKKKKKKMNYDNILNEGNNNIEKLMKNFKNNKRNTNLLSIYLDNCKYGINNNSKQIKYKKSMNTASEMGKTDTKIKNIYDNKFLQNEKHEYDKNKVNSDIFYQYNNKHENCNINRNELKNNSPDVLKQINKTENTPNSFWKHNFYDKINDKNNLFNKSDVDENKYTSFQNEEIIFPDFLKDYEMENIKRCDNISNSPMIYLKKKSDIYVEKNKNIYNNNNNNNNVEKEYPSYMKDKNAGNINSDAFEKKNNTIRFISSNNNQKVKNFHNNISKNNVKTVPFFMSKMEKNDIKKECKDNIIEEFKCKSDNSILEYNTSNNECNKIKVLNKEIKNKNIYNNNIENGQLAYLDCNRHRGNRIFTDIIPQIKLKNNLVHNKNGEIEIDSVNKHGHSNKRDHSNNNNNKRDHSNNNNSNSNSSDNRYEGGKSKNLSDDNMYLFPKKNNNFHRIIEGNIKNKLETNYHIRDEENYDDYIARKKDEIHSEQGFNNLRCYINGYNNNVYVVKKNEFRKIIDGNLFENGKDIPFEYPLSEIAELNQNENKNVSKLEEFNSDTKMEICSKNEKKCKNYNFIFNNNDENKERVNNVSPEFYYQYDNINENCNKIKLSNVSNIYSNCLFKEGDNKQNVISANPRFQIDGIKNILNSQNEVINLREKKVEKKIEKKIEKNDTNKINDLKYKICLNKNHKIKKTTNYYNEYKTCYNTVGSTIPSYLSLSDVENEENEKIEENNNDYIKAEMESGFNGMENDCNKMKNDCNKIKCFMPNNDSSTNYTNKYLNNGNRNNNNIYQNKFDEINKEKLIFSNTFFQNITKENNENNENNYMKKSEVNNNNAPFQNYKIHNLMKLNTEDISVLKNKVSKKNSDVIPIVKLEKAVKTGFSTLSFSAYNNNKGNVKSLYSSKSIVSVSNINKENVSILSNENKVTLGFPNLLLHKNNILNNHQSITKLRNNTTLNNCTNYEMLQKNIIPKTSCISYDNIKDKNKMLKFSGFYNKTPQNITNSIKDREGNKNILSNMVLYNKVKCDDNILVKKKLSICKSINNSDIYNYLKNTHVNSLKNYYRTTSYRKQSLKNVKSITKNIKLVPKGNDIISMNHERKNKIMNNTIDLHKFYSRCEIESIDVVKKAVVIGCNYMGEKDSINQLHGSANDAYVFSRALVKYFNFLPENILLLIDSFPSNAYIYDDFDMNRTKYINEKNNYTYNEEKKEKKYLFNLFNKKNIYDNKEVSNDYENNNSCVDVDIKNVDLSSKNIDFSLWPTRINILKAVNWLVRDSVPNGSYVFYYAGKSIQVDNMSGWEGEGYDEAFLCSDPVNKNEEDNILTTIQLKDLLLSINSTAQMTIILDTSGGQTILDPAGTENSSYIKGCKQKGIWPITNPTNKVYKAIYDITILDNNSMKKYMCKSRYSKLIEVDSTSAMIDPLLQSISSFPLPTKAYCLCAATWEQISIEGLFPIFEFARIAQKKKKKTLSKSIENKNGDNNMKGNNEDVENDSQHMLDNSSHLNNVKKNMYEPNISFNINSLTKFFTLNNKNIEDNDSEIEKGKENSSTNKISNNFEENDNEYNSNKFNGNNNYVLVCHGVFTYCLIESIMEFKKNELNNNIFETEFQQCAPMTLKNLISHVQKKIQIIKNKKLKKLNQKPEFTIHPGANASINNYFIHYSKNINFQDFKYFYMNEDMSPFLNVNKAWEEINKRTLRNRKLLYATSTLVNTSSKYLTQTNHKIKNSCSLKY; encoded by the coding sequence ATGGCTTActatgattataaaaatagtatagacgaaaagaaaaaaatattcccaTTAAGAAATTTTATTGATTTatacgaaataaaaaataacataaaattaGACAAACATGAGGTAAGTGAAAATTGTACATGTAATATTGaaacaatgaaaaaaaaaaataaaataataagtaatacaaaaaaaaatcgaaaaaatgAGAATTATCCTGATATTGCTAAATCAGTATATCCAAAAATAAACGtttataatgatatttataagaCAGCTATTAATGGATATTCtactgattataataatgatgaatatatgaaaaaaaactgTAAAGATAATAAAGTTAATTTTTCCAAAAGTATAAcaaatttgaataaaaataaaactacgcccattaatttatttagtaatatgcgagaaaaaaacaataacgaaataaacaaaataaatacatattaCCATGAAgatagcaaaaaaaaaaaaaaaaaaatgaattatgataatatattaaatgaaggtaataataatatcgaaaaattaatgaaaaattttaaaaacaataaaagaaataccaatttattatctatatatttGGATAATTGTAAATATggtattaataataattccaaacaaataaagtataaaaaaagtatGAACACAGCTAGCGAAATGGGTAAGACAGAtaccaaaataaaaaatatttatgacaATAAATTTCttcaaaatgaaaaacatgaatatgataaaaataaagtaaatagcgatatattttatcaatataataataaacacGAAAATTGTAATATCAATcgaaatgaattaaaaaacaattcCCCTGATGTCTTAAAGCAAATTAACAAAACTGAAAATACTCCTAATAGTTTTTGGAAAcacaatttttatgataaaataaatgataaaaataatttatttaataaaagtgatgtagatgaaaataaatacacTAGTTTCCAGAATGAGGAAATAATATTTCCTGATTTCCTAAAAGATTATGAAATGGAAAACATAAAAAGATGTGATAATATATCAAATTCGCCaatgatttatttaaaaaaaaaaagtgatatatatgtagaaaaaaataaaaatatatacaataacaacaacaataataataatgttgaAAAAGAGTATCCTAGCTATATGAAGGACAAAAATGCaggaaatataaatagtgatgctttcgaaaaaaaaaataatacaatacGTTTCATATCTTCaaataataatcaaaaagtaaaaaattttcataataacATTTCTAAAAACAATGTAAAAACAGTACCTTTTTTTATGtcaaaaatggaaaaaaatgatataaagaAAGAATGTAAAGATAATATAATTGAAGAATTTAAATGCAAAAGTGACAATTCAattttagaatataataCATCTAATAATGAAtgtaacaaaataaaagttttaaataaagaaataaaaaataaaaatatatacaataataatattgaaaatggTCAGTTGGCATATTTGGATTGTAATAGACATAGAGGTAATAGAATTTTCACTGACATTATTCCACAAAttaagttaaaaaataatcttgtgcataataaaaatggtgaGATAGAAATTGATAGTGTTAATAAGCATGGCCATAGTAATAAACGCGAtcatagtaataataataataataaacgcgatcatagtaataataataatagtaatagtaaTAGCAGTGATAATAGATATGAGGGCGGGAAGTCTAAAAATTTAAGTGATGATAATATGTACctttttccaaaaaaaaataacaattttcaTAGAATAATAGaaggaaatataaaaaacaaattagaAACTAATTATCATATTAGGGATGAAGAAAATTATGATGATTATATTGCGAGgaaaaaagatgaaatacATAGTGAGCAAGGTTTTAACAATTTAAGATGTTATATAAATggttataataataatgtgtatgttgtaaaaaaaaacgaatttagaaaaataattgatggaaatttatttgaaaatggAAAAGATATTCCTTTTGAATATCCTTTATCTGAAATAGCTGAACTTaatcaaaatgaaaataaaaatgtgtcTAAACTTGAAGAGTTTAATTCTGATACTAAAATGGAGATTTgttcaaaaaatgaaaaaaaatgtaaaaattataatttcatatttaataataatgatgagaATAAAGAAAGGGTGAATAATGTTAGTCCAGAATTTTATTACcaatatgataatataaatgaaaattgtaataaaataaaattatctaaTGTTTCGAATATTTATTCAAATTGTTTATTTAAAGAAGGAGATAACAAACAAAATGTTATTTCAGCAAATCCACGTTTTCAAATTGATGgaataaagaatattttgAATTCACAAAATGAAGTTATtaatttaagagaaaaaaaagtagaaaaaaaaatagaaaaaaaaatagaaaaaaatgatacaaataagataaatgatttaaaatataaaatatgtctaaataaaaatcacaaaataaaaaaaacaacaaattattataatgaatataaaacatgTTATAATACTGTTGGGTCTACTATTCCTTCCTACTTATCTTTGAGTGATgttgaaaatgaagaaaacgaaaaaattgaagagaataataatgattatattaAGGCCGAAATGGAAAGCGGTTTCAACGGAATGGAAAACGATTgcaataaaatgaaaaacgattgcaataaaataaaatgtttcatgCCAAACAATGATAGTTCAACAAACTATACGAACAAATATTTAAACAATGGAAACAggaataataacaatatatatcaaaataagtttgacgaaataaataaagagaaactaatttttagtaatacattttttcaaaatataaccaaagaaaataatgaaaataatgaaaataattatatgaaaaaaagtgaagtaaataataataatgccccatttcaaaattataaaattcacAATTTAATGAAATTAAATACAGAAGATATTTCAGTAttgaaaaataaagtttcaaaaaaaaattcagaTGTTATTCCTATAGTTAAGCTAGAAAAAGCAGTAAAAACGGGTTTCTCGACTTTATCTTTTTCTgcttataataataacaaaggAAATGTAAAATCGCTTTATAGTAGCAAAAGTATTGTAAGTGTgtctaatataaataaagaaaatgtttCCATTTTATCAAATGAAAATAAGGTTACTTTAGGATTtccaaatttattattacataaaaataatattttaaataatcatCAATCAATTACAAAATTGCGAAATAATACAACATTAAATAATTGTACAAATTATGAAATGctgcaaaaaaatataattcctAAAACAAGTTGTATATCTTATGACaatataaaagataaaaataaaatgctcAAATTTAGTGgcttttataataaaacacCTCAAAATATCACAAATTCAATAAAAGACAGAGAAGGTAATAAGAATATACTATCAAATAtggtattatataataaagtaaaatgtgatgataatattttagtaaaaaaaaaattatcaatttgtaaatcaattaataatagtgatatatataattatttgaaaaatacaCATGTCAAtagtttaaaaaattattatcgaACAACTTCATATAGAAAACaaagtttaaaaaatgttaaatcaattacaaaaaatataaaattagttCCAAAAGGCAATGATATAATTAGTATGAATcatgaaagaaaaaataaaatcatgaATAATACTATCgatttacataaattttattcTAGATGTGAAATAGAATCTATAGATGTTGTTAAAAAAGCTGTAGTTATTGGATGTAATTATATGGGAGAAAAAGATTCAATAAATCAACTTCATGGATCAGCAAATGATGCATATGTTTTTAGTAGAGCACTagttaaatattttaattttttaccaGAAAATATTTTGCTGCTTATTGATAGTTTTCCATctaatgcatatatttatgatgATTTTGATATGAAtcgaacaaaatatataaatgaaaaaaataattatacttATAATGaggaaaaaaaggaaaaaaaatatttatttaatttgtttaataaaaaaaatatatatgataataaagaAGTGAGTAAtgattatgaaaataataattcatgTGTAGATgttgatattaaaaatgtggATTTGTCATCTAAAAATATTGATTTCAGTTTATGGCCTACaagaataaatattttgaaagcAGTAAATTGGCTAGTTAGAGATTCAGTTCCAAATGGTtcttatgttttttattatgcaGGAAAAAGTATTCAAGTTGATAATATGAGTGGATGGGAAGGAGAAGGATATGATGAAGCTTTTCTTTGTTCTGACcctgttaataaaaatgaagaagataATATATTAACTACTATTCAATTAAAAGATTTATTATTAAGTATAAATTCAACTGCTCAAATGACTATAATTCTAGATACATCAGGTGGGCAAACAATATTAGATCCAGCTGGGACAGAAAATTCATCATATATAAAAGGTTGTAAACAAAAAGGAATATGGCCAATTACTAATCCTACTAATAAAGTTTACAAAGCAATATATGATATAACAATACTTGATAATAATtctatgaaaaaatatatgtgtaaATCTAGATATTCTAAATTAATAGAAGTGGATTCTACATCTGCTATGATAGATCCTTTGTTACAATCAATTTCTTCTTTCCCACTTCCTACAAAAGCATATTGTTTATGTGCAGCTACTTGGGAACAAATTTCCATTGAGGGTTTATTTCCTATTTTTGAGTTTGCAAGGATagctcaaaaaaaaaaaaaaaaaacacttTCCAAATcgatagaaaataaaaatggtgaTAATAACATGAAAGGAAATAACGAAGATGTTGAGAATGATTCACAACATATGTTAGACAATAGTAGtcatttaaataatgtaaagaaaaatatgtacGAACCAAACATtagttttaatataaattctttaacaaaattttttactttaaataataaaaatattgaagaTAACGATTCTGAAATTGAAAAAGGAAAAGAAAATAGTTCCACAAATAAAATCTCTAATAAttttgaagaaaatgataatgaatataacagtaacaaatttaatggtaataataattatgtacTTGTTTGTCATGGTGTTTTTACTTATTGTTTAATTGAGTCAATTAtggaatttaaaaaaaacgaattaaataataatattttcgaAACAGAATTCCAACAATGTGCTCCAATgacattaaaaaatttaataagccatgttcaaaaaaaaattcaaattataaaaaataaaaaattaaaaaaattaaatcaaaaacCTGAATTTACTATACACCCTGGTGCAAATGCAagtattaataattattttattcattattcaaaaaatataaattttcaagattttaaatatttttatatgaacgAAGATATGTCACCATTtttaaatgttaataaagCATGGGAagaaattaataaaagaacattaagaaatagaaaattattatatgctaCTTCTACGTTAGTTAATACATCGTCAAAATATCTTACTCAAActaatcataaaataaaaaattcatgTTCTCTAAAATATTaa
- a CDS encoding protein SEY1, putative, with amino-acid sequence MTNVNKTQIIDYDGHIIDNLKEWMSNNKLSKLGFNYNVIAILGSQSSGKSTLLNNLFKTSFDVMNTKLGHSQTTQGLWLSYDKFEEELADASHDGSDVEPKNKSNNKHVINPTLILDVEGNDSKERGENRLTFEHRSALFSLALADCVIVNLWYHSLGNFTASNYGLLKTVMEVHLELFHQNINCPKTILLFTVRDWFEEFAPLDVIREKIVEEYVNKIWGELKKPESSKNANINDYFIIEVVGLSHGIIKKDEFLKDIKRLRHKWIYELRPINYSRNIPADGFAQYCNNIWNTIIKQSQLDIPSQQEMLATFRCQEIKNNVLNNISNMIKEKMIDSKNKYIEDFKTWAEKDIIEKCLNEYLTDASRYQKSICLKTLEELLENLFIQLQTIVDNNLNFTQRILSSKFSKELNSMYSICTADKSYFLFINDKNVDVTEQDENLLNIENTEENNKKGTQIKCINLWSNFLYNADMLEYTTITNFFDQYKKCSLEIIEPNISNNESKDNQEKRNHDFNYKNSLTILATSIYKDTNRIRSVQCNILIEKIKSTIKEELKNVDNMLITVKCSKDYWDYILKIVNKLEDHIYTNLSKCFINLKTGINTTYLNNGDNIYARLNTNCDYGLSYFQNEQIITDFSDDEDKKNDDEMDTGIDQNKNDMESLFNSKKFEIITKKNKKEKYISTINNDLKKEMNNTKLISELKNFYIEIIIDALKIKLDEISNNIGNIIISRFESVFNYDEIEQPRQWRNVSVIELKNIFRVSKDYAFSIIDILQKNIKIDKIDNYLPNNFINNDIIEKGKSKAKKRIQEICRDAQYIQETGGQMSLKNVPFAFWVILLILGWNEILMFTRLFFRLNIILPMIIGFIIIVISCLYTGNAQVLSYINKIIFMTIKNSYNFYKHLQTIGNQTTKPEKVE; translated from the coding sequence ATGACGAATGTGAACAAGACTCAGATAATTGACTATGATGGGCATATCATAGACAATTTAAAAGAATGGATGAgcaataataaattatcaaaattgggatttaattataatgtaATAGCAATATTAGGAAGTCAAAGTAGTGGTAAAAGTACactattaaataatttatttaaaacatCATTTGATGTAATGAATACAAAATTGGGACATAGTCAAACTACTCAAGGgttatggttaagttatgaTAAGTTTGAAGAAGAATTAGCAGATGCATCACATGATGGATCTGATGTAGAAcccaaaaataaaagtaataataaacaTGTGATAAATCCAACTCTAATTTTAGATGTAGAAGGTAATGATTCTAAAGAAAGAGGAGAAAATAGATTAACTTTTGAACATCGATCTGCTTTGTTTTCACTTGCATTAGCAGATTGTGTGATTGTTAATTTATGGTATCATTCTTTAGGTAATTTTACTGCATCTAATTATGGATTATTAAAAACAGTTATGGAAGTACATCTTGAATTATTTCaccaaaatataaattgtcctaaaacaattttattgTTTACTGTAAGAGATTGGTTCGAAGAATTTGCTCCTTTAGATGTAATTAGAGAAAAAATTGTAGAAgaatatgtaaataaaatatggggtgaattaaaaaaaccaGAATCTTcaaaaaatgcaaatattaatgattattttattattgagGTTGTTGGATTATCTCAtggaattattaaaaaagatgaatttttaaaagatataaaacGTTTAAGGCATAAATGGATATACGAATTAAGACCAATAAATTATTCTCGAAATATACCAGCTGATGGTTTTGCTCAATATTGTAACAATATATGGAATACCATAATAAAACAATCACAATTAGATATACCATCTCAACAAGAAATGCTTGCAACTTTTAGATGtcaggaaataaaaaataatgtattaaataatataagtaatatgattaaagaaaaaatgatagattctaaaaataaatatattgaagATTTTAAAACTTGGGCAGAAAAagatattattgaaaaatgtttaaatgaatatttaaCAGATGCATCTAGATATCAAAAAAGTATATGTCTAAAAACTTTAGAAGAATTATTGGAAAATCTATTTATACAATTACAAACTATTGTTGATAATAATCTAAATTTTACACAAAGAATTTTATCTTCTAAATTTTCAAAAGAATTAAATAGTATGTATAGTATATGTACAGCTGATAaaagttattttttatttattaatgataaaaatgtagATGTAACAGAACAagatgaaaatttattaaatattgaaaatacagaagaaaataataaaaaaggaactcaaattaaatgtataaatttatggtccaactttttatataatgCAGATATGTTAGAATATACTACAATAACCAATTTTTTTGAtcaatacaaaaaatgtagTTTAGAAATTATAGAACCAAATATATCTAATAATGAATCTAAAGATAATCAAGAAAAAAGGAATCATGATTTTAACTATAAAAATTCATTAACAATATTAGCTACATCTATATATAAAGATACAAATCGAATTAGAAGTGTGCAATGTAATATTTTGatagaaaaaattaaatctACCATTAAAGAAGAACTAAAAAATGTTGATAATATGTTAATAACAGTTAAATGCTCAAAAGATTATTGggattatatattaaaaatagtaaataaattagaagatcatatttatacaaatttatcaaaatgttttataaatttaaaaacagGAATAAATACAACCTATCTAAATAATGgagataatatatatgcaagaTTGAATACCAATTGTGATTATGGATTatcatattttcaaaatgagCAAATAATAACTGATTTCTCAGATgatgaagataaaaaaaatgatgatgaaaTGGATACTGGAATagatcaaaataaaaatgatatggAAAGTTTATTTAATagtaaaaaatttgaaataataacaaaaaaaaataaaaaagaaaaatatattagtaccataaataatgatttaaaaaaagaaatgaatAATACAAAACTTATTtcagaattaaaaaatttttatatagaaataattatagatgcattaaaaataaaattagatgaaatatcaaataatataggtaatataattattagcaGATTTGAATCAGTTTTTAATTATGATGAAATTGAACAGCCAAGACAATGGAGAAATGTATCTGTaattgaattaaaaaatatttttagagTTTCAAAAGATTATGCTTTTTCAATTATTGATAttcttcaaaaaaatattaaaatagataaaataGATAATTATTTACctaacaattttataaataatgatataattgAAAAGGGAAAAAGTAAAGCTAAAAAAAGAATACAAGAAATTTGTAGAGATGCTCAATATATACAAGAAACTGGAGGTCAAATGAGCTTAAAAAATGTTCCATTTGCATTTTgggttattttattaattttaggatggaatgaaatattaatgtttacccgtttattttttagattaaatattattcttCCAATGATTATtggttttataataattgttaTTTCATGTCTTTATACTGGAAATGCTCAAGTTctttcatatataaataaaataattttcatgacaattaaaaattcatataatttttataagcaCTTACAAACAATTGGAAATCAAACAACCAAACCTGAGAAAGttgaataa